In Arachis stenosperma cultivar V10309 chromosome 1, arast.V10309.gnm1.PFL2, whole genome shotgun sequence, one DNA window encodes the following:
- the LOC130973353 gene encoding (S)-8-oxocitronellyl enol synthase CYC2-like produces the protein MEKQNHQPSVVALVVGVTGMAGLSLAQALKHPDCLGGPWKVYGAARSQPNWFPPSTVDHFIAFDAVDSASTHSNLSPIAHEVTHLFWVTVQFPGDEEANVAVNTTMLHNVLTTLKSSPSSRLSHVTLQTGTKHYMGPIQDPTRSNQLVGHEPPFHEDMPRLPYPNFYYALEDLLASHAPSLTYSVHRSSIIIGASSRSGHNALVMVGAYAAVCRHLGVPFRYPGNRYTWEHFCDMTDARVLAQQHVWAAVTEKAKNEAFNCMNGDLFTWKSMWKFYSEVYDVEFKPFDESDEEFDVLEFMRDKGKVWDEIVEKHGLQKTKLEEIAQFNSMKPVLHFNFQHVSSINKSREYGFFGFADSFKSVRFWVAKLREMKIIP, from the coding sequence ATGGAGAAGCAGAACCACCAACCCTCCGTAGTAGCACTTGTCGTTGGAGTCACAGGCATGGCTGGTCTCAGCCTAGCCCAGGCCCTAAAGCACCCCGATTGCCTTGGAGGCCCATGGAAGGTTTATGGCGCCGCCCGATCCCAGCCCAATTGGTTCCCTCCTTCCACCGTTGACCACTTCATCGCATTCGACGCCGTTGACTCCGCCAGCACACACTCCAACCTCTCCCCCATAGCTCACGAGGTCACCCACCTGTTCTGGGTCACCGTTCAGTTCCCCGGCGACGAAGAAGCCAACGTCGCCGTCAACACAACAATGCTCCACAACGTCCTCACCACCCTCAAATCCTCACCTTCTTCCCGGCTCAGCCACGTCACCCTCCAAACCGGGACTAAACACTACATGGGCCCAATCCAAGACCCCACCCGGTCCAACCAACTCGTTGGCCACGAACCACCTTTTCACGAGGACATGCCCCGACTCCCTTACCCGAATTTCTACTACGCGCTGGAGGACCTCCTTGCATCCCACGCGCCATCACTTACCTACTCAGTGCACCGCTCGTCCATTATAATTGGCGCGTCTTCAAGAAGCGGCCACAACGCGCTTGTTATGGTGGGTGCTTATGCCGCGGTATGCCGGCACCTGGGAGTACCGTTTCGGTATCCGGGGAACCGGTACACGTGGGAGCATTTCTGTGACATGACGGATGCACGTGTGCTGGCGCAGCAGCACGTGTGGGCTGCGGTTACCGAGAAGGCTAAGAACGAAGCGTTTAACTGCATGAACGGAGATTTGTTCACGTGGAAGAGCATGTGGAaattttatagtgaagtttatgatgTTGAGTTCAAACCGTTTGATGAGAGTGATGAGGAGTTTGATGTGTTAGAATTTATGCGTGACAAAGGGAAGGTTTGGGATGAGATTGTTGAGAAGCATGGGCTTCAGAAGACCAAGTTAGAGGAAATTGCGCAGTTTAATTCCATGAAACCTGTACTGCATTTTAATTTTCAGCATGTGTCTAGCATTAATAAGAGCAGGGAATATGGGTTTTTTGGATTCGCCGACTCCTTTAAGAGTGTCAGATTTTGGGTTGCTAAGCTTAGAGAAATGAAGATCATACCCTAA